A segment of the Mugil cephalus isolate CIBA_MC_2020 chromosome 13, CIBA_Mcephalus_1.1, whole genome shotgun sequence genome:
CGCCCTGTGCTCCGTAGCCAGAGGGACTAATAATTCCCAAGCGGAGTGGTTTGCTATTGAAATCCAACTCACCATTATGGGATATTTACCGTAGTGGTCAatgagcgtgtttgtgtgttgaaaaACAGGTGTACCATGACTCTGACAAGAGGATCTTTCACCTATGCCAGTGGGGAAGAGTATCACGGCGAGTGGAAAGAAGGCAAGACAGCTCTGCTTCtcagttttaaaggttttacAGTGTCTGCAAGCATCACGAGAAGCTTTCAAGTGCACCTCTGGTACACGTGGCCCACATAATGTGTCTCGGAGGCATCACTGTTTTAGTTAATAGCCAGCTGAGAGGTTACTGTGAGACGTAAGTGGGCTGGGATGagctctgcagtttttttttttttttttgttaacaaagTTTGGATTTAGCGTGGAAACATGTGAGCATTCATTTCTTACGGTTTCTAATACATACAGTACGCACTGTATATTTCTGTTATTAATGGATGGTGTCATGTGCACATGCAGGTAAACAGTCCCTATATTTAACTGTGGCCGTTACCAAGGAGAATGACACATCTTGTGACATCAGCCGGGGTAGTAACTAAGCAGCCTGATGGAACATTTTGAAGTACCGATGGCAGCAAATGTCTTTGCATGGATGAGCTgctctgtaataataataatgataacgaTAATAAAAGAAACCTCACAGTGACGGGGAAACATCTTGATTGTGAGGATGCTGGACACTGCTttaactctctctctttctccttttttgccccttctctctctctctcacacacacacagtgattcTATTGACAGGCAAGCTCAAGCTATTTAGTCAAATCCCAATTAGCCAGCACTGGGAACCCAAAgcaaacagagacagatttaCCAGATCTGGATTTGTCAAATCTTCTGGATTAGACTTTGGACCTGTTTTAGCAGTGTTTTTCAGCGCCTGTTGTGAAACTAGATCAATCAAAATATCGGTAATACAATTATGTAGGGaggttctttaaaaaaaaaagtttctgagGATTTTCCgctgtttttaaatcaatatataAGTCAACTCACCAGGTTCTCCTGTGTTCACGTTTGTAGTGTGGCAAATTAAGGTATGAACCAGTTGTAGGTATAAGCCCTCTGACATGATTATGAACTTCAGTAGTGGATCATAGGCTGGTAGGAGGGGAACGCAAGTATATTCCTTGACTGTTTTCACAGTCCTGATCCTAAAGTGGAAATCCCTGCTAAAAATCTACTGGATTAGACTACTGTAATTCCCACTGCACAGGAGGCAGATGGGACTCCTAATTCAGTAGTAAACCTCTCAGGGGGGTGGGAGGATATTTAAATCCGAGCACATACTGACTCATGTGACAAATCTAGAGGctctacaaaaagaaaaaaaaaaaacatgggaatGTAAAACCCAGAGCTACAGTGCAGTAGCTCAGTATTTCACACGCCGTTACGAAATAGTAGTTCATGCAGTCAGCACCCATGCTAGCCAGAAAATAGCATCAAGGTTGCGGCTTTCATGGATTCACGATGTCGTGTGGCTTTCCAGGTCGGAGGCATGGCGTCGGCCAGCTCAAGTTTCAGGATGGAACCTGCTACATGGGCCAGTTTGAGAATGGACTCTTCCATGGATCTGGCGTGCTGCTTTTCACAGACGGATCCAGGTGTGTGAGCAAAAGTGACAAAGAAAGCAAAGTTTGTACTGTGCCAacatgtcccttttttttttttttttgcctcaccATGTCAGATATGAAGGAGAGTTTGCCCACGGGAAGTTTCAAGGCACGGGAGTCTTCAATCGATACGATGGGATGAAGTTTGAAGGAGAATTCAAAGACGGGCGCGTTGAGGGATACGGTAAGTCAGTTTACGACCCGGGAACAGCCTGTCCATGGGGATGTCGATTTTGTGCTTCGTCATAGTGTCCTGTGTCTGTGCCTCCAGGGTTATTGACTTTCCCGGATGGAACTCATGGTGCTCCGCGAAACGAGGGCTTGTTTCAAAACCACAAGCTGCAGAAGAGGGAGAAGTGTCCGGGGGTGGTGCAGCGTGCGCAGGCTTCGGCCTCCAACGCTCACAGCCTGGCACTCTGACCGCCGCGGACCCCGGAGGAGACACCGTTCCAGCACTTTCCAGAAGGGCCTCGGGGACTGTGCGCTTATATGCTCCCCTTTGGctcttctgtctgtgtcttgaTGTCTCTTTTCaccctctcttttgtttttctgcatcctCCTAGCTCTGCCTTACCGGTGACTTGGGATGTACATGCAGTCGGACCAAATAGTCGTTTTCTGGGTGACTGACTTGAAGTACGCGACGCCTAGGAATCACACTTTTAAATGACACAAGTCATGTAAACATCAAATGCTGctgatttcattattatttttttgtcgttttgAGTTTTACACTCATGAACAGTGTCTTAGAATAGTTAATAGCCTTCATACTTCAAACCAAAACTGAGAGACCTCTTCTTAAATGCTCGCCCGGTTCTTTAAAGAGTTGGTAAATAAAGTCTGAACAGGTACTTCAATAAATTAACCGTAAAAGTGCTGCAACATGGCACACAGGCACGAGGATGCACATGCGTGAACAGAAGCATTTGGGCAACATGATACAGGCTCTTGTtgaatatttcattattattgtgcTGATGGAGAATAATTGGTGGTAATgcaccaaaaatacacaaaactatTACTAAAGACAAGTGTGGGCTCACCAAACAAAGACCCAAAcgatgcactttttaaaaaatatctttaGGTTTGTTTTATGGAGTTGGAAATCATTCAACTCGAtgaaaaacaaacgaaaaacaCAACTTTCGTTTAACACTCCGCCAAGAGTCAATTATCAGTGATGCTGCGAGCCTTTATCATTCAAGGAATCCATCTTGTCGCTGGGCTTCTCTCGTTCCAGAGGATCAGTATTCACGTCtgccttaaagacatttttgtaCAAGCGTGCGGTCGAAGGGTGTCCGTTCGGAAATCAGACGACGCACGCGcgccctctctcccttcccctcgcCTCTGCATCACTTGCCCTAAGGTGTCTGTCATCCTAATGAGTTTGAGGTCTGTTTGAAGATTGCCTTCGCTCCGAGAGACACATTGCTAAGCTGGTGCTGAGTTTTAGCTCCCATCACTCACAAGTCCGGCTTTCCTCTCTTCCAATAAACCTCCCGCTCCCAGTGGAAATCACTGAAGAGGCGATTTAAGTCAGCCGGATAAGGTTTTCTCAagttttttccagtttttaaccagaccagacatcctTAAAAACGATCAATACCGTcagtaaatgcatttaattacgGACCTATATCTTACTTGAGGCAGCTCAATAAAAGAATGTATAAGTGGAATACACATTTAAGAGTATGTCATGTcagcgtgtgtgttttgtgtcacgTGCAGCGGTGACGTCGTTAATCGTGTTTGGTGTGACCTTTCGGATGAATTGATGATCGTCagaaatgtgatttattctACGGTGTCATCGAGAATTTATTAACCGCTACAGCCGATCGCAGCTCTTTTGTCATCACAGAGTAACTCGGTGTGCTTGAACAGTCCACAGGCCGCACAAAGCATTTTTGTAGATGTGATTTAACAATGGCTGCCTGCATAGAACTTTAACCAAAGACTATCAAATTATATGACAGGTACAGCAGCGCCTGAAACAGTCAACCCAAGTTGCATGTGGTCTTTCTTATAACTGACCAATAAAGACACATCAATAAGGACGAATCTGCCGGGGCTTAAGACAGAAGATTAAACGGGGAATTGATAGGGCAGTTGTAAATATGCCTCTCGAAAattattattgcatttattgattttcattGTGGTTATATtatgtgaagaagaaaaaagaaaaaaaatcaatattgttAGCCCATGCTGGTGCTTGCTTTGAATACAGTGTGGATGCAGTGCGCTACAAAGCCCAATCAGACAGATTAGCCAGAACAGAAAAGCAGACCGGCGCATGTGTCCGTACAGCTATCTACGAGCGCACTTTAACGTTTACTGTACGTGGAAAAAGGGGAGCGTGTTTTTTCCTCTGCGCCGGAGACGGCGCCTGCTCCGTCACCTGGCTGAGTGAGGCCGAATGCACTATAACAGCGCTTCAAACGGGAAACAAAATGGTGCTTTAAAACTGTGCCTGTCCAGACTTCCACTTGCCTGGAAAATATCATTGCCAtggttacctttttttttttttgtttgttgtgcaaCAATGCAATGTTGAGCGCTCTCGGTGAAAATAACCGCACTGCATCCTTTCATTCTCCTGGAAACAAGTCTGGCTATGTATAACTGAGGTGGTAAACAGAGTGGGTGTGGTTAATAAAGCCTcgtgttgaaaagaaaaaactgctcTTCAATATATGTTTGATTTGGGCATGGGACTGGAATGCTCGCTGCTCTACAGAGAAATGCATGGATGAACAGGTTCTTCTGGATTTTGGCTGCAACACTGCGTGAAGCAGAAAAATCCTCCAGTTTCCCCcatccccccctttttttctttctgcaccaCCCCGGCCCTGGGCAGCATCATAGCACGGCAGCATACTGATTTTTACTTCTCACAGAATTGAAAAGAACGGAGCTGTAAAACATGCATGAGTCCAacacatctctctcttttttttgatgTATGATCTCTTACATttacaacagaataaaacaaataacacgCAGTTCGCGCAGCGTGTATAATCTTATATTGGGCATGGTATGCGTCCTTGGCAGTTGCACGTCTTTCCCTGCAACAGGAAACTGTGTGCCGCTGATAATGTATCTGATGAGTCGCCTACAGTGAGCACACAACCTCCACATAACAGCCAAATGTAACTGTTTGAATtcatatgacaaaaaaataaataatgaattacagATATATCTATAACAACCAACTGTACACCAGTACGGTCTAATCACAGAAGCAAGCTGTCGGTCTACCTAGAGCGAAGGACAAACCTCCCTCGGGAACATTTGAGCCACTGATGATAGATGGAAAATATCTCCACTGAGCTCCCTGACTTTAGCGGGGGCCATTCCAGTCATCTCTGCTATCGTCAGCTGACGTCTCAAACGCACAGCTCTATCTATTAGCATTATTCAACCTCAGAGGACGTCCCAAATCAGAGATGACACATCCGCGAGAGTATTTTCTAAAATTGCAAAAGCGCTTCAGAAGCAAATATCAAAAGCCCGCGGCCGGCTTaaagatttgatttattttttcggGCCTTTTCGGGTCACTTCAGATCTGTCACATGCAGGCTGACATTTCGTAGTGTCAGGATTCGGACAACTCGCGGACGCTTCACGGTCGTACCCCGGAAAGACGGATTTCTGGTGGTGAGCACACATCACATCACGCCTATAAAATAATGCACACGGTCAGATGGGACGTGCACGCGGCGCTTCGGCGGATCTACAGAACGTAGTTTGAACCTGAGGCAGATGGTCATAGAAAGTGACATTAAAAAGAATGTGCTGCATGAGTCATGGCTGGAACATCAAACAAGCAAAAATGCGTAGCTGCCCATGAGACCAAGACCCCCAAAGGCCTCCAAAGCCCCAGATTCACTGGTGGTCTTTCTGTATTTGATCATTTATTAAAATTGGTACGTTTTGTGGCTGGTAGCGGGGCCCTGCGCCAATGTGGTACATCTTCTTAAAGAGGCTGCTGCGGCCGTGACAGAAGGCTTCTCGACACACTGCTCACTGCTCTGTTGAGGTGTTTTCTGGTGGCACTTTTCCCAGCTGCCTCATCTTCTCCAGTCTCTGCAGGGTCTCCATGACATCGAACTGCCATCGCTTTACCTGCTGCAGCGCCGTCACTCCCTCCTGTAATCACACTGTCATTTTGTAAGACGTGTTGAGCACAACATGAGCTACAAGTTATCAGCTTCTCACACGCAATCTATAACTATCCTTAAGAATCTTTTCACATGGTTCCATAATGTGCCAAGAAATAAGGGcacgagagagagaggcaaCAAAGCTCCCCACATGTAATGAACTCAGCTTTTACTACGCAGATTAAAGTCTTAGCATAAAGTCTGAAAGCAACATAACAACAAGCCTTGCTCAGTCCAAAGGTGACCAAATCCACTACGCACATTTAAAAGTCTCACATTACAGAGTCTGAATATTGTGCGACTGTGTTGGAATTTTCTTCGACCGCTTTGCACCGACCCGCGAGGCTCCACGGAGGCAGAGGGCAAAAAATAACCTAGCGTACATCCAGTAGTGAAACAAGATGTTAACGACTGAGCTCCTGCTGTTGCTTCTGTTTCCAGTCCTTATGCCAGGCTAATGCAAGTCGCTGCTGGCTGTAGCATCACTTCTAACTTTCTGCGAGAGTGACATCGACGTGCATGCATTTCGAATACGGCGCAGCAGGCGGGGAAACTCAcatggttttttatttttgtgtcagcTCCTGCAACCGCGAGCAGCTTCACTACCCTGAACCTGTTGAGACGTACCGCGTCATGCAGGGCTGTGTCACCTTCCTAGGAGAAGGgaagtgttattttattttaattgcattgtAAAGTGGATGAAACAGAGTGTTGCGGTGCAGCCTACCCTGTCCCTGGAGTTGATTTTAGCACCGCAGGACAGCAGGTAACCCACAATGGCGGTGTGGCCTGTTCTTGTGGCCAcatggagaggagagctgctcAGCTGCAACGCGGATGTTCATGCACAAATAACGGTGTTATTTGAATGCAAATCCACATCCAATATGCATGCAGGAGAGGAGCATATGAGTAAGAGCCTGGGTGTGCAGGCACgaataaaatgcacattcaCCTTATCTTTAACATTAAGGTCAGCCCCGTGACTTTTCAGGGCTTTGACAATTCTCAGACTTCCCCCTCTGCAGGCGCAGTGTATGGCCCTGGAGCCCAGCTGAAACACAGCAGGACAGCCCCATCCTATTAGTGGAGCTGACCTCAGGCTAGAAGAAGCTGGCGCTTCCATGTGAGAAGATAATCTCACCCAATCTCATCATGATCTCCACAAATGAGCAGTGTGCCCACACATCTTACTTGATCTTTCAAGTCGATATCGGCTCCTCTTTCCAAGAGCGTTTGCACCACGGCGGCGTGTCCTTCCAGACAGGCCCGGTGCAGCGCCGTCCTCTTCAGctggaaaatgaaacagaaatagttTTTGTCACGTGCCGTGCCGTGTGTTAAATCGTATTAATTTGTTGCACAGCGACGCAGTGAAAGCTCTACCTCATCGTGAACGTTCGGGTTCCCTCCATCTGCCAGATACTTGACTACCACGTTTATTTCTCCTTCACTGGCTGCATTCACGAATAAAGCGGCATCCACGTGTCCTGTCTGTCTGGACAGAAACACATATGGAGACGCAGCGAGACAAAAGTTTGCATTTTCAAATCTCCTTTGTGCTCGTGAAGATACGGTATCTGAAAATGGCATCTAACCGCTGGGATTTCCACAGACATCCTGGGTGGGGTTGTTTTCTTGATCCCGTTCCTTTGGCAGAGCTTTGTAATGTTCCCTCCTGCATTCGGGTCCAAAAGCTCACAATGAAGACCCGAGGAGCATCTCCTCGCTCTCTCCTCATCCGCctggaaaatgacacaaactggGATAATGTAGAAAACACCATTAGAAAGCCTTGGTAGGAGAGTGTTGGCTCGTAATGCAGTGCTGCCAAGAGGGAAACGGGATGATGAGAGCTGGGAATGACGGCGTTTTGCCTTTCATAAGTTGTCGGTGTGttttaacaggaacaaacagTCCATCTATGTGCATGTAACATTTCTCCGGTGCGGCAAAAACCACTGAAATGTTAGAACGTCTCATTCCATGTTACATGTCTACATGCCCTTTCACAGGCTGAATGGAAGCCTTTTCATGCTGTGGTATTGGGAATACACAGTAAGTAAACATGAATTAATGTCACCCACCTGGCCTTCTCTTTCCCCGTCTGTTGTGATGTAATGATCCATTACAAAAAgttatccaaaaacaaaaacgaatgaatgaagcaaattAGAGCAGCTAGTTTTAAATAGCAGCGGACAAcacagctgagtgtgtgtgtgtcgctttATACAGCGGCCATAGGAGCCCAGCGGCTTCCTGGCAAGAATGCCACGTCCATGGTGGGACATTGTGTTACCCCGacaaacaggtgtgtgtgtgtgtgtgtgtgcgctttggCGAGCGTGCACGTGGATGTCTGCGTGTAAGCGCCAGGCTACTCCACTCCCCTTTTCTCATCTCTgtcatgcacgcacgcacgtcCAACCTTTCCAGGCATGTCATGCACTCCTGGGTTTACTCACTCCTGTGGCTGCGGCAGCGCGTTCATCCCTCTGACACGAGCACAAAACTCGTAAACGCGCAGTTTTGGGGGATTATGCTATTTATAAAGGTTTCATTGCTGTCAGGCGATACCTTGTAAATATCTGTTTGATACCAACGGTAAGTCACTGCCAAGTCTCAACTAATTCTCCCATTGTGTTAAACTAAACACAGATACGTGCAGTAGATACACGAGCGCGTTTTTTAATGCATCAGACGTTTCAGGTGGGATTCTGTGTTCCTTAGACGtgcttttctccctcttttcatGCGAGTTTATTGGGTACGAGTGCAAATTTCCTCCAGAACTGCCAGGTGGGTGGTGGTTTCAATTGCCTAAATCACCCCTTCCTAAGGCCCTAGAGCATGCAATGTTCTAGTGTTGGGTACAAACACTGcaaaactattttgtttttttttgttttgttttgtttgtagctTACCTTTGTGGTGTCACTTTTTTAAACCACTCTTCAATAACATGAATACACAGCTGGCagagtgcgcacacacacagccagagagagagagagggcgatagagagagagagaactatTTGCACATGCTAATGGTTAACCAGTGTTTTTGAAGGAAGTGGTTGGTTCAGTGGGAAGCGTCAGCAGCCATTTTAGCTGCAAAAGACATGCACTGTGCTGCCCTCCCTCCGACTATGGAGCACTGACGGGGAGGAAGATAACTTATAAGTCTCTATCAGACTGACGGCCGTGAGTCATTTTCTATCTGTCGTTCCTATGGACGTTCCCTCCTAATGCTTTACTGCAGAAAAATAGCTCAAGACAGTGTTGTTTGACAGTGATACAGGTAACATTCTATGATTACGTGCTGTTGTTGAGAAAGAACGTCTCTGAAATGAACTATTATCgtgtgataatgtgtgtgtttcaggtggacGCCGAGGTGTCATGGTGACACTGAATAACCTGAGCGTAGAGGACCCGGACGATGGCTCTCCGCTCCTGCCCGAGGCCGCAGAGGCCGGGACACCAACGCTCGTCTCTCGCGGACACAGAGTGATCAGAAAAACCGACCCTGCGGAGTTTTTCCTCAGCAGGTGCATCCCCGAATGTGCCGGATTTGTTTTGTGGGCTCGGTGTTGGTTTATTGGTTAAAGTCATAATAGTTTGTCGTCTTTTTGTGCTGCACAGGACAGAGAACCTTGCCCTCAGTTTACTGCTGCTGATCGGATGTTACTTGGCTATTCTGATTCCTGCGTACTTGCCTTTGGATGAGGTGGCAACTCTCAGCGACGACAACCAATACACTCAAGATCTGGTACAGACTCATCATAGTCAGCATTTTGGATCATTCCTTTGCTCTTACTAAACATAATATAAACATCTCACCCTCTGTTCAGGTCTTATTAAATCGGTCTGCTTCCCTGGTCTCAGGCCCGTGTTGGCCTCGCTGGAGCCAGAAACGTCTCAAAGCCCTGTCCCGTTCTTCAGGCCTCCAAGACAtccctgtgtttgtgcagaacAGGTCTGTGCTGTGGACCCAGTCCCCTCCTCTGGGGCTGCAGGGCAGTGAAGAGCATCTGGCCTTAGCTCTTGCCTCTCTGCCTCAACCTGGACTGCCTCCATCGCTGAAGAGAAAAGGTAGATGCAGGAAATGTGTGGTGGTGGGCAATGGGGGAGTTCTCCACGGGAGCCACCTTGGATCAGATATAGATCAGTATGACATCATTATCAGGTATGCATGAAACTTCTGCCTCAAAATTAGAGGTTAAGGGAAAAGGCAAGAAAAGAATCCACTGTAAGACTCACCCATCTCTGACACCAGGCTGAATAATGCTCCCGTGTCTGGCTTCGAGAGAGACGCTGGCTCGCGCACCACCATCCGTCTGGTCTACCCAGAGGGAGCACCACACTCTGCAAATGAGTACGGCAAGACCGCCATGGTGGCTCTGGTGGTCTTCAAgggcctggacctggactgGCTCACTTCTGTCATCACCAAACAGCCTCTGGTAGGCAGGCGCAAGAGCCGTTGCACACAGAAGCTGAGTGTTACGTAAGCCACGGCAACCCATGTGGCAACACTGCTCTCACATCACCGCGCTCCCTGCCTCGCATGCTCTACATCTCCCGTGTTCTTCCTTTTAATAGAGCTTCTGGTCCAAAATGTGGTTCTGGAGAGAGGTGGTAGATGATATCCCCCTGGGACCAGAGAGCTTCAGAATCCTCCACCCGGAGATTATTCACAAGACGGGGGAAGTGTTGCAGAAATACGCTCTGAAACAGGGAAATGTGAGTTCTAACgtgcatatattatatatattccCTTATTATTGCCGACTGCGATACACTCTCACATTTTGCTCAGGTTTTCCATGCTTTCATTAAAGAAGCACCAACTATTTAGTAAACACTGCAGAACGCTTACGTGGAAGATTGTCTTCTCCCTCTCAGATGCTGCCAACGTTAGGCGCCGGCGCAGTGGTGATGGCCCTGCAGCTGTGCGACCAGGTGAGCCTGGCAGGGTTTGGGTACGACATGCAACGGCCACAGGCCAGACTTCACTACTATGAGGACATACGCATGGACGCCATGAAGGCTCAGGTACGCACAGGGTGACGGCGAGGAGGCGCGTCAGTTTTAACTTCGGGGGTTTTCTAATTTTGTAACCACGCGCAGGTGGTGCACGACATCAGCGCCGAGAAACTCTTCTTGAGGGACCTGGTGGCTGCAGGGGCTGTGGCTGATCTCACAGGAGCTCTCTGAGTCAAATGATGtattgatattattatataattccAATACATGTTGGAACCCTGCACGGCGTCGATCGGCCTTCAAAGCACTCCGAGACTCCATGACGGACTGATGATTAAAccttgttatgttatgttaaaatgttatatGTTAAAATAGCAGAGACGCAGCCCTCATTCCAACTCACTGGACTTATTTGAGTTTTATGCAAAACGTCGGACAGTGCTGTTAAAGTTGTGATTGTGAAGACAGAATAAACAAGTCAATGtcagtgtttcttttctcacaaaaaaaaaaaaaatcatatttcaaGAGACGTACAATTATTGACAGGTTATGACACGGGCAACGGGAGAGGCAAACATGGACAGCATCTAAAAGAATTTCTACAAGTTCagctgcaaattaaaaaaaaaaagttccactgtaaacatgtacagtattactaataaataatgaataatgaacacAGAGGAATATATTAAAATCTACAAAACTTCAGGCGTGATCCCGTCAATGTTTTACTTGCTTCCAATAAATAATTACAGGTGAGCTTATCTTAGCAACACCATATACATGACAcagtgtatattatatatatatatatatatatatatatatatatatattttatcaataCAACAAGCGTCCCCcgtggagtgtgtgtgtctctacagcAGCGGATTGCGTGAAGGCTCCCACAGTTTGCTCGCCAGCTGTCTGCAGTGTTGGAGGATGATCTCGGTGGGGATGACCCCCAGGTGGACCGTCAGCAGCTCGTAGCACTTGACCGCCTCGCCCTGGTGGTTCTTGCTGTAGTACCGAAGCAGCTTCCTGCAGAGCACACCTTTGCTTAGTCGGGAGATCGGCTTATTATTTGAGTAAATCACATCTGTCGTTTTTGTCATACCTGTAGTAGTCGCAGGCAAGCATCCCGATGGGGGCGGAGTCTTCAGGTAGGATGGG
Coding sequences within it:
- the ankrd2 gene encoding ankyrin repeat domain-containing protein 2 isoform X3, which produces MPFSDTVSSRAQRRFENANFCLAASPYVFLSRQTGHVDAALFVNAASEGEINVVVKYLADGGNPNVHDELKRTALHRACLEGHAAVVQTLLERGADIDLKDQLGSRAIHCACRGGSLRIVKALKSHGADLNVKDKLSSSPLHVATRTGHTAIVGYLLSCGAKINSRDREGDTALHDAVRLNRFRVVKLLAVAGADTKIKNHCDYRRE
- the ankrd2 gene encoding ankyrin repeat domain-containing protein 2 isoform X2 — its product is MSVEIPATGHVDAALFVNAASEGEINVVVKYLADGGNPNVHDELKRTALHRACLEGHAAVVQTLLERGADIDLKDQLGSRAIHCACRGGSLRIVKALKSHGADLNVKDKLSSSPLHVATRTGHTAIVGYLLSCGAKINSRDREGDTALHDAVRLNRFRVVKLLAVAGADTKIKNHEGVTALQQVKRWQFDVMETLQRLEKMRQLGKVPPENTSTEQ
- the ankrd2 gene encoding ankyrin repeat domain-containing protein 2 isoform X1; amino-acid sequence: MPFSDTVSSRAQRRFENANFCLAASPYVFLSRQTGHVDAALFVNAASEGEINVVVKYLADGGNPNVHDELKRTALHRACLEGHAAVVQTLLERGADIDLKDQLGSRAIHCACRGGSLRIVKALKSHGADLNVKDKLSSSPLHVATRTGHTAIVGYLLSCGAKINSRDREGDTALHDAVRLNRFRVVKLLAVAGADTKIKNHEGVTALQQVKRWQFDVMETLQRLEKMRQLGKVPPENTSTEQ
- the st3gal7 gene encoding ST3 beta-galactoside alpha-2,3-sialyltransferase 7 — encoded protein: MVTLNNLSVEDPDDGSPLLPEAAEAGTPTLVSRGHRVIRKTDPAEFFLSRTENLALSLLLLIGCYLAILIPAYLPLDEVATLSDDNQYTQDLVLLNRSASLVSGPCWPRWSQKRLKALSRSSGLQDIPVFVQNRSVLWTQSPPLGLQGSEEHLALALASLPQPGLPPSLKRKGRCRKCVVVGNGGVLHGSHLGSDIDQYDIIIRLNNAPVSGFERDAGSRTTIRLVYPEGAPHSANEYGKTAMVALVVFKGLDLDWLTSVITKQPLSFWSKMWFWREVVDDIPLGPESFRILHPEIIHKTGEVLQKYALKQGNMLPTLGAGAVVMALQLCDQVSLAGFGYDMQRPQARLHYYEDIRMDAMKAQVVHDISAEKLFLRDLVAAGAVADLTGAL
- the morn4 gene encoding MORN repeat-containing protein 4, with protein sequence MTLTRGSFTYASGEEYHGEWKEGRRHGVGQLKFQDGTCYMGQFENGLFHGSGVLLFTDGSRYEGEFAHGKFQGTGVFNRYDGMKFEGEFKDGRVEGYGLLTFPDGTHGAPRNEGLFQNHKLQKREKCPGVVQRAQASASNAHSLAL